Proteins encoded by one window of Anaerosporomusa subterranea:
- a CDS encoding HIT family protein, whose amino-acid sequence MSDQTCFYCVKDQRLNDLMIEICELKASTLYLFKEQTYRGRCIVACKGHVNELFELPPEERNLFMADVANVAAAIKKAFGADKINYGAYSDKLPHLHFHLVPKYQDGPSWGSTFAMSPEDKIMLQEAEYNQLIQKIKESL is encoded by the coding sequence TTTACTGTGTAAAGGATCAACGCCTCAACGATCTGATGATCGAAATCTGTGAGCTTAAAGCCTCTACCCTATATCTGTTTAAGGAACAGACGTACCGGGGGAGGTGCATTGTCGCTTGCAAAGGCCATGTCAACGAACTATTTGAACTACCGCCAGAAGAACGCAATCTGTTCATGGCTGATGTGGCCAATGTAGCAGCAGCGATCAAAAAGGCATTTGGTGCTGACAAGATTAACTATGGCGCTTATTCTGACAAACTGCCGCATCTTCATTTTCACCTAGTGCCGAAATATCAGGATGGACCTTCCTGGGGCTCAACCTTTGCGATGTCGCCGGAAGACAAAATTATGCTGCAGGAAGCAGAATACAACCAATTGATTCAGAAAATCAAAGAAAGTCTATAG
- a CDS encoding 4-hydroxyphenylacetate 3-hydroxylase family protein, which translates to MPVMTPAQYEESLRQMRFDVYLMGEKVENPVDHPIIRPSMNSVKMTYALAHNPEHADLMTAKSHLTGKTINRFCHLHQSADDLVKKVKMQRLLGQKTAACFQRCVGMDAINAVDSVTFEMDAKLGTNYHERFTNFLLQMQEEDWTVDGAMTDPKGNRGLAPSKQADPDLYVRVVEKRADGIVVSGAKAHQTGALNSHWILVMPTIALDKADAAYAVSFVLPADAEGILYIYGRQSCDTRKLEGGDIDVGNRNFGGHEALMVFDHVFVPWDQVFMCGETEFSGALVERFAAYHRQSYGGCKVGVGDVLIGASALAAEYNGAAKASAVKDKLIEMVHLNETLYACGIACSCEGCPTASGNYLVDLLLANVCKQNVTRFPYEIARLAEDIAGGLMVTMPSEQDLRHPEIGKIVEKYFCGVADVPTEFRLRVLRLIENLTLGTAAVGYRTESMHGAGSPQAQRIMISRQSDLEAKKDLARAIAGIPGKNSD; encoded by the coding sequence ATGCCAGTGATGACCCCTGCTCAATATGAGGAAAGTTTGCGGCAGATGCGCTTTGACGTCTACCTGATGGGTGAGAAAGTGGAAAACCCGGTAGACCATCCCATCATCCGTCCGTCGATGAATTCTGTGAAAATGACCTATGCACTAGCGCATAATCCAGAGCATGCAGATCTCATGACTGCGAAATCGCATCTGACTGGCAAGACGATTAACCGGTTTTGCCATCTTCACCAAAGTGCTGACGATTTGGTGAAGAAAGTTAAGATGCAGCGACTGCTGGGGCAAAAGACGGCAGCTTGCTTTCAACGCTGCGTGGGGATGGACGCGATTAATGCTGTTGACAGCGTGACCTTTGAAATGGATGCTAAACTGGGGACGAATTATCATGAACGCTTCACAAATTTTTTGCTGCAGATGCAGGAAGAAGACTGGACTGTAGACGGAGCTATGACTGATCCCAAAGGAAACCGCGGCTTGGCGCCCTCGAAGCAGGCCGATCCAGACCTCTATGTTCGAGTCGTGGAGAAACGCGCAGATGGCATTGTGGTCAGCGGTGCGAAGGCGCATCAGACCGGTGCGCTGAATTCGCATTGGATACTTGTGATGCCAACCATTGCGCTCGATAAAGCAGATGCCGCGTATGCTGTATCATTCGTCTTGCCAGCTGACGCAGAGGGAATCCTCTATATCTATGGCCGCCAATCCTGTGACACCCGCAAGCTGGAAGGTGGCGACATCGATGTGGGCAACCGGAATTTCGGCGGTCATGAAGCTTTGATGGTGTTTGATCACGTTTTTGTTCCCTGGGATCAGGTCTTCATGTGCGGAGAAACTGAATTCAGCGGCGCTTTGGTTGAACGGTTTGCTGCCTATCACCGTCAAAGTTATGGCGGCTGTAAAGTCGGCGTTGGTGATGTGCTCATTGGCGCAAGCGCTCTGGCGGCTGAATATAACGGAGCGGCTAAAGCATCAGCAGTTAAAGACAAGCTGATCGAGATGGTTCACCTCAATGAAACCTTATACGCCTGCGGCATCGCCTGCTCATGCGAAGGCTGCCCCACCGCCTCAGGCAACTACTTGGTTGACCTGCTGTTAGCTAATGTCTGCAAGCAAAATGTCACTCGTTTTCCCTATGAAATTGCCCGCTTGGCAGAAGATATCGCTGGCGGTCTGATGGTAACCATGCCGTCAGAGCAAGACTTGCGCCATCCGGAAATTGGTAAGATTGTCGAGAAGTACTTCTGCGGCGTTGCCGATGTGCCGACCGAATTTAGGCTGCGCGTACTGCGCTTGATTGAAAATCTCACCCTTGGCACAGCTGCTGTCGGCTACCGCACTGAATCGATGCACGGCGCTGGCTCGCCGCAGGCGCAGCGGATCATGATTTCTCGGCAGAGCGATCTTGAGGCAAAGAAGGATTTGGCGCGGGCAATTGCAGGGATACCAGGAAAAAATTCTGATTAG
- a CDS encoding sigma 54-interacting transcriptional regulator translates to MSQLKQIEQSAQHVAEAIASVLGVEVTIVDDSLLRIAGTGRYLETIGAQLAIDSVFAQVLRSKRGFIITDPGKHNVCVTCQIRESCPEQAQVCCPIIFEEAAIGVIALIAFTAKQRQTLLEQQQDLFGFIDRMAELLASKIAEQENLNRLQVAKNQLETVLNTVQEGIIAADQFGRIVRLNTAAKKMLGVSAAQAIGTSLTSLLPGLEVEAVIDAGREISNREITRNVNGRRLHCMVTAKPWSEGGLACGIVATLREMAEVRKFVSQLSSQTFHYTLDMILGDSQLLRATKDSAAKAADSNTTVLIQGESGTGKELFARAIHYGGERKYKPFIAINCAAIPEALLESELFGYEEGAFTGARRGGKPGKFELADGGTIFLDEIGDMSLSLQAKLLRVLQERRIERVGGLDGFRVDVRIIGATHKDIDIMVKNGEFREDLYYRINVFPLYIPALRYRQDDLPLLIQTFITKYASALSKEISAIDADAFQTLQSYQWPGNVRELENTIEYLVNIETGNTISKRSIPARIKEKTATAHNKLTGVVPLAELERTAINSALERFGPSAEGKNKVAQALGISKATLYRKLKEYNCISQIETLSQFEKPKQ, encoded by the coding sequence ATGTCACAACTCAAGCAGATTGAACAGTCGGCTCAGCACGTTGCGGAAGCTATCGCCAGCGTGCTTGGGGTAGAAGTAACGATTGTCGATGATAGTCTTTTGCGTATTGCTGGAACGGGACGTTACCTGGAAACGATCGGAGCGCAGCTTGCTATTGACTCCGTTTTTGCACAAGTTTTACGTAGTAAACGCGGCTTCATTATTACTGATCCAGGCAAGCATAATGTCTGTGTGACCTGTCAGATTCGTGAGAGTTGTCCTGAACAGGCTCAAGTCTGCTGTCCAATTATATTCGAAGAAGCAGCTATCGGAGTCATCGCGTTAATTGCTTTTACTGCGAAACAGCGGCAAACGCTTTTAGAACAGCAGCAGGATTTGTTCGGGTTTATTGATCGTATGGCCGAGCTTTTAGCAAGTAAGATTGCTGAACAAGAAAACCTCAATCGGCTGCAAGTCGCAAAAAATCAACTCGAAACAGTTTTGAATACGGTTCAAGAAGGTATTATTGCGGCTGATCAATTCGGCCGTATCGTTAGACTGAATACCGCAGCAAAGAAGATGTTGGGTGTTAGCGCTGCTCAAGCTATCGGCACTAGTCTTACTAGTCTGTTACCAGGGTTGGAAGTGGAAGCTGTGATTGATGCTGGACGAGAAATCTCCAACCGGGAAATTACCCGTAATGTCAATGGGCGAAGGCTTCATTGTATGGTGACTGCAAAGCCTTGGTCTGAAGGCGGACTTGCCTGCGGCATTGTTGCTACTTTGCGTGAGATGGCTGAGGTTCGCAAATTCGTGTCTCAGTTATCTAGCCAAACCTTCCACTACACGTTAGACATGATCTTGGGAGACAGTCAATTGTTACGCGCGACGAAAGACAGTGCTGCCAAAGCGGCTGATAGCAATACTACCGTTCTCATCCAAGGAGAAAGCGGTACTGGCAAAGAATTGTTCGCGCGAGCGATTCACTACGGCGGCGAACGCAAGTATAAGCCCTTTATCGCGATTAATTGCGCTGCGATTCCTGAGGCCTTGTTGGAAAGTGAACTATTTGGTTATGAAGAGGGAGCGTTTACCGGTGCTCGCCGTGGCGGAAAACCTGGGAAATTTGAGTTAGCGGATGGCGGAACAATCTTTTTAGATGAAATTGGGGATATGTCGCTTTCGCTGCAAGCCAAGTTGCTGCGCGTGCTCCAAGAACGCCGCATCGAACGTGTCGGCGGCTTAGACGGTTTTCGGGTAGACGTCCGTATTATTGGAGCAACTCATAAGGATATCGACATAATGGTTAAAAACGGGGAATTCCGTGAGGATCTCTATTATCGGATCAATGTTTTTCCTCTGTATATTCCGGCGCTGCGCTATCGACAAGACGATTTGCCATTACTAATACAAACGTTTATTACCAAGTATGCTTCTGCTCTCAGCAAAGAGATCAGTGCAATCGATGCGGATGCTTTTCAAACGTTGCAGAGCTACCAGTGGCCCGGAAATGTAAGAGAACTGGAGAATACAATCGAATACTTAGTCAATATTGAAACTGGGAACACCATTTCTAAGCGATCAATTCCTGCCCGGATCAAAGAAAAAACAGCTACAGCTCATAATAAGCTGACTGGAGTTGTTCCGCTCGCCGAATTGGAAAGAACGGCTATTAATAGTGCGCTCGAAAGATTTGGGCCTTCAGCCGAGGGGAAGAACAAGGTTGCGCAAGCACTGGGTATCAGTAAGGCGACTTTATACCGGAAACTAAAAGAGTATAATTGCATTTCTCAAATTGAGACACTGTCTCAATTTGAGAAACCAAAGCAATAA
- a CDS encoding serine dehydratase subunit alpha family protein has product MKSQEQVLAFIRAGVMPALGCTEPGAVALAVAYAQQALGAELANKITVSVDPNVYKNGLAVGIPGTGKVGLPIAASLGALIANPEQQLSLLSNHTPEMVEQAERMIEAGRISIVLNESQGLYIEAAASSDINESRAVIAGGHTNLVSLQRNGTDLVRRIINGSGISSMAFNTDDVSIAELIQMVETIPYSKLVFLEECINMNKNAAAAGIEGRLGMAVGAHLQDLVNEGILSDDLIVYAKILTAAGADARMSGENIPVMSVAGSGNHGLTAVLPVVAVAERMDAPRETLVRALAISAITTLYIKSFTGSLSALCGCAVAAATGASAAIVWMLGGDMGQIHGTIKNMVANLTGMICDGGKVGCALKLATAAGVCVETAMLTLKNVIVPNSNGIIFPSADATIRNLGMISNPGMLFTDKIILDIMLRKGKLDSENAAIKTAVEAAV; this is encoded by the coding sequence ATGAAATCGCAAGAACAAGTACTCGCTTTCATTCGGGCTGGCGTCATGCCAGCACTTGGTTGCACCGAGCCGGGAGCGGTGGCGCTGGCTGTAGCCTATGCACAGCAAGCGTTAGGGGCAGAGCTTGCCAATAAAATTACGGTAAGTGTTGACCCCAATGTTTATAAGAATGGTTTAGCGGTTGGGATACCTGGTACCGGGAAGGTCGGTCTTCCCATTGCAGCGTCCTTAGGTGCTCTTATCGCCAATCCTGAACAACAACTATCGTTGCTCAGTAATCATACTCCCGAGATGGTAGAACAGGCGGAAAGGATGATTGAGGCAGGACGCATTTCCATTGTACTGAATGAAAGTCAGGGCCTTTATATAGAAGCTGCTGCTTCCTCTGATATAAACGAATCGCGCGCCGTGATTGCTGGGGGGCATACCAACTTAGTCTCTTTACAGCGTAATGGAACCGACCTCGTTCGCAGGATTATAAACGGCTCTGGCATAAGCAGTATGGCTTTTAATACTGACGATGTCTCCATTGCCGAACTGATTCAAATGGTAGAAACAATTCCCTATTCTAAGCTTGTCTTCTTGGAAGAATGCATTAATATGAACAAGAACGCCGCGGCCGCTGGAATTGAAGGGCGCCTGGGAATGGCAGTAGGAGCACACCTTCAGGACCTAGTCAACGAGGGCATTCTTTCAGACGACTTGATTGTCTATGCGAAAATACTAACCGCAGCAGGCGCTGATGCGCGCATGTCGGGAGAAAATATTCCGGTCATGAGTGTCGCCGGCAGCGGCAATCACGGCCTGACTGCGGTATTACCGGTTGTGGCAGTGGCCGAGCGGATGGACGCCCCGCGCGAAACGTTAGTTCGCGCGTTAGCAATCAGCGCAATCACCACATTATATATCAAAAGCTTTACTGGCAGCCTCTCTGCCTTATGCGGCTGCGCCGTAGCGGCTGCAACCGGGGCAAGCGCCGCGATTGTATGGATGCTTGGCGGTGACATGGGCCAGATTCATGGGACGATTAAGAACATGGTTGCAAACCTAACTGGCATGATTTGCGATGGCGGTAAGGTGGGCTGTGCATTGAAGCTAGCAACCGCAGCTGGAGTCTGTGTGGAAACCGCTATGTTAACATTGAAAAATGTCATCGTGCCGAACAGTAACGGCATCATCTTTCCATCGGCAGATGCAACAATTCGAAATTTAGGTATGATCAGTAATCCAGGCATGCTGTTTACCGATAAGATTATTCTCGATATCATGCTGAGAAAAGGAAAACTGGACTCGGAAAATGCAGCGATAAAGACTGCGGTTGAGGCGGCGGTTTGA
- a CDS encoding CLC_0170 family protein, translating to MSVTEIMELLSAPLDPPVGFMLILVGAYSLYFNVNDAKRKNHRSSERAARIGGWFYIITGAGIIITKSL from the coding sequence TTGTCTGTCACGGAAATAATGGAACTGCTTAGCGCGCCTCTGGATCCCCCTGTAGGTTTTATGCTGATACTAGTGGGCGCGTACTCGCTGTACTTTAATGTCAATGACGCCAAACGTAAAAATCACCGTAGTTCTGAACGAGCTGCCCGCATCGGCGGCTGGTTCTATATTATTACCGGCGCTGGCATAATCATCACCAAATCACTCTAA
- a CDS encoding Ger(x)C family spore germination protein, with amino-acid sequence MLKFLFFHKSSILISLLLVCCLLTAGCWDRKEIETRGFVLGMAIDMAQSEPEDKPDILKAAQAAGARKYKASFEMRKFLSKSSGGTKPGTGEQESLVYAAEGESLFAIVRAVNTQYPAGLFFEDNQLLVFSEAVARDGIADITDFLDRDPEFRRRARVFVTPGRAEDLFKSKTKSGELISTYIARITRNEKKSPTFATMIEVGLISKKIHNNQSFAVPLILAESDNVKAIGAALFNREFKMVGTLSELETVGTKILHRKLSQGITVTPNPANPDKIAVFELFESNIKVEPYLEQGELWFELEAKFIGSLAENQVPKQNPHESGFLTALEESLAEEFSRQARIAYTKLQENKTDVVELGFLVHKKYPEYWKTVKKRWDEELFPIVPLKDVKIKVVIRSTSMTL; translated from the coding sequence ATGTTGAAATTTTTGTTTTTTCACAAAAGCAGCATTTTAATCAGCCTGCTTCTCGTTTGTTGTCTGCTAACAGCAGGCTGCTGGGATCGCAAAGAAATTGAAACTCGCGGTTTTGTATTAGGTATGGCTATCGATATGGCTCAGTCCGAGCCAGAGGACAAGCCGGATATCTTAAAGGCGGCGCAGGCCGCAGGCGCCAGAAAATATAAAGCAAGCTTTGAAATGAGAAAATTTCTCAGTAAAAGCAGCGGCGGAACTAAACCAGGAACTGGTGAGCAAGAAAGTCTGGTATATGCCGCCGAAGGAGAGTCGTTATTTGCCATTGTCCGGGCAGTTAATACCCAATATCCTGCGGGACTGTTTTTTGAAGACAATCAATTGCTTGTCTTTAGCGAGGCAGTAGCACGGGATGGCATCGCGGACATAACTGACTTCTTGGATCGGGATCCCGAATTCAGACGCAGGGCCAGAGTTTTTGTCACTCCGGGACGGGCTGAAGATTTGTTTAAGTCTAAAACCAAATCTGGTGAGCTAATCAGTACGTATATTGCGCGAATTACGCGCAATGAAAAAAAGTCGCCAACCTTCGCAACCATGATCGAAGTAGGCCTTATAAGCAAAAAAATACATAATAATCAGTCTTTTGCCGTCCCACTAATCCTCGCGGAAAGCGATAACGTGAAAGCAATCGGAGCGGCGCTATTCAACCGGGAATTTAAAATGGTCGGAACCCTCAGCGAACTAGAGACAGTCGGCACTAAAATCCTGCATCGAAAATTAAGTCAAGGAATAACCGTGACGCCTAATCCCGCCAATCCCGACAAGATAGCTGTCTTCGAGTTGTTTGAATCAAACATCAAAGTTGAGCCGTACTTAGAACAGGGTGAGCTCTGGTTTGAATTAGAGGCCAAGTTCATTGGCAGTCTCGCTGAAAATCAGGTTCCGAAACAAAATCCGCATGAGTCTGGGTTTCTAACCGCCTTGGAGGAATCACTCGCTGAAGAATTTTCTCGTCAAGCGCGCATCGCCTATACTAAACTGCAGGAAAACAAAACAGATGTAGTTGAACTTGGCTTTTTAGTACATAAGAAATATCCTGAATACTGGAAAACAGTAAAAAAACGCTGGGATGAAGAACTCTTCCCGATTGTTCCGTTAAAAGATGTAAAGATAAAGGTTGTTATTCGCAGCACGTCGATGACCCTTTAG
- a CDS encoding GerAB/ArcD/ProY family transporter: MNQKAFISPLQLFIIYINTAIGAGVLTLPRSVAEIAKQDMWLSVIVGGILLFFAVWIATRLSQYFPGHTSLEYNRILLGSTLGQIVNIFQLSLTIAIAAIALRTFSFAIKLFLFDLTPPAVLVVGILILAVYAAQYGYTPLLRMQQVSFLFLSGTFISVLLLGLLGINTEAFLPMLSEGISPILKGAIPSWFAFSGPELITGLLFPYLVIPRAAVKVGAAGIAFVTFIYTLTVVIAQGSLTVAGAAHAIFPTVTAFREVEIPDTFIERLDGYLMILWILVYFNSLASLLFFISFGASRLFRFEYSRSLTVLLAPLLYYFSQLAPSFKEHSAAGDLFSKISIAWSLGLMPVLLLLAWYKNKRKQSC, translated from the coding sequence ATGAATCAAAAAGCGTTTATCTCTCCGCTCCAATTATTTATCATCTATATAAATACCGCTATTGGAGCCGGCGTCTTGACTCTGCCTCGTTCTGTGGCAGAAATTGCGAAGCAAGACATGTGGCTGTCGGTTATCGTCGGCGGCATCTTATTGTTTTTTGCTGTCTGGATAGCCACTCGTCTTTCCCAGTACTTTCCGGGACATACCAGTCTGGAATACAACCGCATACTGCTAGGATCAACGCTGGGGCAAATCGTAAACATATTCCAGCTCAGCTTAACTATTGCGATCGCCGCAATAGCGCTAAGAACATTTTCCTTTGCCATAAAGTTGTTTTTGTTCGACCTCACACCGCCAGCAGTCCTCGTTGTCGGCATACTCATCTTAGCCGTATATGCCGCCCAATATGGCTATACGCCACTTTTACGCATGCAGCAAGTATCTTTCTTATTCTTAAGTGGGACTTTTATCAGCGTTCTGCTATTAGGTTTGCTAGGTATCAACACCGAAGCATTTCTGCCTATGCTGTCTGAAGGAATCAGTCCGATATTGAAAGGAGCGATACCAAGCTGGTTTGCCTTCTCTGGACCAGAGCTTATTACCGGACTGCTCTTCCCCTATCTTGTCATTCCTAGAGCAGCGGTTAAGGTTGGCGCCGCCGGCATCGCTTTTGTTACCTTTATTTATACCCTGACTGTAGTCATTGCTCAAGGGAGCCTTACTGTGGCAGGAGCAGCGCATGCAATATTTCCTACAGTGACCGCCTTCCGTGAGGTAGAAATTCCCGATACCTTCATTGAGCGTCTGGACGGCTATCTCATGATCCTATGGATTTTAGTATACTTCAACTCGCTGGCGAGTCTGCTGTTTTTTATCTCGTTCGGCGCAAGCAGGCTTTTTCGGTTTGAGTACAGCCGCAGCCTTACAGTGTTACTGGCGCCTTTACTGTACTACTTCTCGCAGTTGGCTCCTAGTTTTAAAGAACATAGTGCTGCAGGTGACCTCTTTAGTAAAATCAGCATAGCTTGGAGCCTGGGGTTAATGCCTGTCCTGCTACTGCTCGCCTGGTACAAAAACAAAAGGAAACAATCATGTTGA
- a CDS encoding spore germination protein, which produces MFDKCKAEKLSAKLRDLKSLITHAQDIEQETESIVGSLRDPYVNPGAYQISSELEANLTHMKEIFAGSDDIITRQFLVTALNRRAAIVFTESMADTVTITNHIIEKLTLTPLTGFVPCMENACDIGFLKDTLLTAAAFTEEDNMKQVVKKILSGHTALWIDGSPTALVVSTRKVESRSISDPISESDVRGPRDGFTEELRVNLTLLRRRLLSPNLVAQRLEVGARSQTDVAVIYFRGIANYKLVHEVEKRIKRLNVDMPVGGNEIQSMIEDHPYSPFPTILATERPDKLLASLMEGKVGILVNGSPFALVTPTTLADFFQAGDDYYEKWLSASLIRFARYIAAFFAMTLPALYVAITTFHPGLIPTPLTLTIAMSRMGVPLPAFLEALIMELMLEVMQEAGVRLPKSIGPAVSIAGSLVIGEAAVNAGLVGSPMVIVTAFTAVASFIIANYRLSLTIRVFRIPLMVLSATLGMFGFMLGVIAILVHLSLLESFGEPYLAPFAPRNLHRLSDLKDTLVVAPPSATGERPDYLETLDGRKQQKK; this is translated from the coding sequence CAAATCAGTTCTGAACTTGAGGCCAATCTGACACACATGAAAGAGATCTTTGCCGGCAGTGACGACATCATCACCCGTCAATTTTTGGTCACTGCCTTGAACCGCCGGGCAGCAATTGTCTTTACCGAAAGCATGGCGGATACAGTGACTATTACCAACCACATCATTGAAAAGCTGACACTGACTCCGCTTACCGGGTTCGTACCCTGCATGGAAAACGCGTGCGATATTGGCTTTTTAAAGGACACGCTGTTAACTGCCGCAGCATTCACCGAAGAGGATAACATGAAGCAGGTAGTTAAAAAAATTCTTTCCGGTCATACAGCGTTATGGATTGACGGCAGCCCGACAGCGCTTGTCGTCTCAACCCGCAAGGTAGAATCGCGCAGCATATCAGACCCGATATCGGAATCTGATGTCCGCGGTCCGCGCGATGGCTTCACTGAGGAACTGCGGGTCAATCTTACCCTTTTACGACGGCGCCTGCTAAGTCCTAACCTTGTTGCCCAGCGGCTTGAGGTCGGTGCCCGCAGTCAGACAGATGTTGCGGTTATCTACTTTCGGGGCATCGCCAATTACAAATTAGTCCATGAAGTGGAAAAACGTATAAAGCGTTTGAACGTTGACATGCCGGTGGGCGGCAACGAAATTCAAAGCATGATTGAAGATCACCCGTATTCCCCCTTTCCCACCATCCTGGCAACCGAGCGGCCGGATAAACTGCTTGCGTCCTTGATGGAAGGCAAAGTTGGCATACTCGTCAACGGTTCTCCGTTCGCGCTCGTGACGCCAACTACCCTTGCTGATTTTTTCCAGGCCGGCGACGACTATTACGAGAAGTGGCTGTCTGCATCGCTGATTCGCTTCGCCCGCTATATAGCAGCCTTCTTTGCCATGACTCTGCCTGCTCTGTATGTAGCGATAACTACGTTTCACCCCGGGTTGATTCCCACCCCGCTCACGCTGACGATAGCCATGTCCCGCATGGGAGTCCCCCTACCTGCCTTTCTGGAGGCTCTCATCATGGAATTGATGCTGGAAGTCATGCAGGAGGCGGGAGTGAGGCTTCCGAAAAGCATCGGTCCGGCGGTAAGCATTGCAGGCAGTTTGGTTATCGGCGAAGCCGCAGTCAACGCAGGCTTAGTAGGTTCCCCTATGGTCATTGTTACAGCGTTTACCGCGGTGGCTTCATTTATTATCGCAAACTACCGTCTCAGCCTAACGATACGGGTTTTCCGCATCCCGCTAATGGTGTTAAGCGCTACCTTGGGCATGTTTGGCTTCATGTTAGGGGTAATCGCCATTCTTGTTCACCTTAGTTTGCTGGAGAGCTTTGGCGAACCCTATCTGGCGCCATTCGCCCCGAGAAACCTGCACCGCCTCAGTGATCTCAAAGACACTCTAGTCGTAGCGCCACCGTCTGCCACGGGGGAACGTCCCGATTATCTAGAGACGTTAGACGGCAGAAAACAGCAAAAAAAATAA